The Paenibacillus sp. YPG26 genome includes a window with the following:
- a CDS encoding class I SAM-dependent methyltransferase — MGFQSVLSMAHQLTGARLQPGDAAIDATAGTGADTLFLALACGRRGAVFSFDVQAEALALTGQRLAKEDQSKIAEATLLHRSHADMLEAVPAKFHGRVGAVMFNLGYLPAEGADLSLITEPASTIAALEAAITLLRPRGIITAVLYPGHPGGEVEAAAVQDWAAALPLSAAQSLIYRQLQKAAAPYLIAIEKK; from the coding sequence ATGGGCTTTCAATCCGTTCTCAGCATGGCCCATCAGCTTACAGGCGCTCGTCTCCAGCCTGGAGACGCTGCCATTGACGCAACAGCCGGGACTGGTGCCGACACCTTGTTCCTGGCGCTTGCCTGCGGCCGAAGGGGCGCAGTGTTTAGCTTTGATGTACAAGCAGAGGCACTGGCCCTTACGGGGCAGCGTCTTGCCAAGGAAGACCAAAGCAAGATCGCCGAAGCAACCCTGCTGCACCGCAGTCATGCAGACATGCTGGAAGCTGTGCCAGCCAAGTTCCACGGCCGTGTTGGGGCTGTAATGTTCAACCTTGGCTATCTGCCGGCAGAAGGCGCTGATCTCTCGCTGATCACCGAGCCTGCAAGCACAATAGCCGCTCTCGAAGCGGCAATAACGCTGCTGCGTCCAAGGGGAATAATTACAGCAGTTCTGTATCCCGGCCATCCCGGCGGAGAAGTTGAAGCGGCTGCTGTGCAGGATTGGGCAGCAGCCCTGCCTCTATCTGCAGCGCAGTCCTTGATATACCGGCAGCTTCAGAAGGCTGCCGCACCGTACTTAATTGCCATCGAGAAGAAGTAA
- a CDS encoding B12-binding domain-containing radical SAM protein, which translates to MKVILSTLNAKYIHTSLAIRLLKAYSDHEFDIQLAEYTIKDPAMNIVSDLFNKKPDVVGFSCYIWNIEETLKVVEILKKVMPEVTIVLGGPEVSYDTEYWMNRASHVDFIVMGEGEEVFHRLLQELSGERKFHFVYGIAYRKDQEVVIMPGHPKSDLNSLPSPHRFQEDIPNLGKRIVYFETSRGCPFNCQFCLSSIEVGVRYYDIERVKSDILYLIRNGAKIIKFLDRTFNINRAYAMEMFQFLIENHQGCIFQFEITADIMRPEVLEYLAENAPPGIFRFEIGVQSTNDATNELVKRRQNFTKLTRTVTTIKNSRKIDQHLDLIAGLPEENYDSFRQTFNDVFALGPEELQLGFLKMLRGTGLRNDAKKYNYTYMDHAPYEILGNDVLPFSDIVRLKRLEDVLEKYWNAHRMDHTLHYLMKHEFDSPFDFFQDFGNYWEEQGWQRIGHQLEDLFTRLQAFLDYRGLRRPEVVMGLMQLDYFLGHKYKPRKIWWETGVDKDRRSAYFRALTDRADQISGDFASLGIQDKELQKFAVVEELSFPLHKVLKDEPLLDSDNEKTLLIVLYQQNDAELPVFYTMPLSGITSLDQGLSSK; encoded by the coding sequence ATGAAAGTTATCCTGTCAACGCTCAACGCCAAGTATATTCACACATCTCTGGCAATCCGCCTGCTCAAGGCGTACAGCGACCATGAATTCGACATACAGCTTGCCGAATATACTATCAAGGACCCCGCCATGAACATCGTCTCGGATCTGTTCAACAAGAAGCCGGATGTAGTCGGCTTCTCCTGCTACATCTGGAACATTGAAGAGACGCTCAAGGTCGTCGAAATTCTGAAGAAAGTCATGCCTGAGGTCACAATCGTTCTGGGCGGACCTGAAGTGTCCTACGATACAGAGTACTGGATGAACCGGGCGAGCCATGTTGATTTTATTGTCATGGGCGAAGGGGAAGAGGTCTTTCACCGGCTGCTTCAGGAGCTTAGCGGGGAGCGCAAATTTCACTTTGTCTATGGCATAGCCTACCGCAAAGATCAGGAAGTCGTTATCATGCCTGGCCATCCCAAGAGCGATTTGAACTCCTTACCGTCACCGCATCGATTCCAGGAAGACATCCCTAATCTGGGCAAGCGAATTGTGTATTTCGAGACCAGCCGGGGTTGTCCGTTCAACTGTCAGTTCTGCCTGTCCAGTATCGAGGTTGGAGTTCGTTATTACGATATTGAGCGCGTGAAATCGGATATTCTCTATCTGATCCGTAACGGTGCCAAGATCATCAAATTCCTGGACCGGACCTTCAATATTAATAGGGCGTACGCTATGGAGATGTTCCAATTCCTCATTGAGAACCATCAGGGCTGTATTTTCCAGTTCGAGATCACCGCGGATATTATGCGTCCGGAGGTTCTCGAATATTTGGCAGAGAATGCGCCTCCCGGGATCTTCCGATTTGAAATTGGCGTGCAATCCACCAATGATGCGACCAATGAGCTGGTCAAGCGCCGTCAGAACTTTACCAAGCTGACGCGGACGGTGACTACGATCAAGAACAGCAGGAAGATCGATCAGCATCTGGATCTGATCGCAGGTCTGCCTGAAGAGAATTATGATTCCTTCCGCCAGACGTTCAATGATGTATTTGCTCTGGGACCTGAAGAGCTGCAGCTCGGCTTCCTCAAGATGCTTCGGGGAACCGGACTTCGGAATGATGCGAAGAAATACAATTACACATACATGGACCACGCACCTTATGAGATTTTGGGCAATGATGTGCTGCCTTTCTCTGACATTGTCAGACTCAAGCGGCTGGAGGATGTGCTGGAGAAATACTGGAATGCCCATCGTATGGACCATACGCTGCATTACTTGATGAAGCACGAATTCGACTCGCCCTTCGATTTCTTCCAGGACTTCGGCAACTATTGGGAAGAGCAGGGGTGGCAGCGGATCGGGCATCAGCTTGAGGATTTGTTCACAAGACTCCAGGCCTTTCTGGATTACAGGGGACTAAGGCGTCCTGAAGTGGTTATGGGACTTATGCAGCTCGACTATTTCCTCGGCCACAAGTATAAACCGCGGAAGATCTGGTGGGAGACAGGTGTGGATAAAGACCGTAGAAGTGCCTACTTTAGAGCGCTGACCGACAGAGCTGACCAGATCTCTGGGGATTTTGCGAGCCTTGGAATTCAGGATAAGGAGCTGCAGAAATTCGCAGTCGTGGAGGAGCTTTCCTTCCCGCTTCATAAAGTATTGAAAGATGAGCCCCTCCTGGACTCAGACAATGAGAAGACCCTGCTAATTGTCCTATATCAGCAGAATGACGCGGAGCTTCCTGTGTTCTATACCATGCCGCTGTCCGGAATAACTTCACTTGACCAGGGGTTGTCGTCAAAGTAA
- a CDS encoding VOC family protein → MSIHKIEHIGIRVSALEDSIEFYKRVLGLKLLYTIGEVGEDLRLAFLAFPGQESVEIELVYIKDAPEIASEGRVNHLAFTVSYIDREYARIAELGLSGRDPEIRSLPNGSRFFFFNGPDGERIEFFEPARTS, encoded by the coding sequence ATGAGTATACACAAGATTGAACATATTGGAATCCGCGTATCTGCCCTTGAGGATTCCATTGAATTTTATAAACGAGTACTTGGGCTCAAGCTGCTCTATACTATTGGTGAGGTCGGGGAAGACCTGCGTCTAGCCTTTCTGGCTTTTCCCGGACAGGAAAGTGTGGAGATCGAGCTCGTCTACATTAAGGATGCTCCTGAAATCGCCAGTGAAGGACGAGTGAATCACTTGGCATTTACGGTAAGCTACATCGACAGAGAATATGCCCGGATTGCTGAACTGGGATTATCCGGACGGGATCCGGAGATTCGCTCACTGCCTAATGGAAGCCGGTTCTTTTTCTTTAACGGGCCGGATGGGGAACGTATTGAATTTTTCGAGCCCGCGCGCACATCTTAA
- a CDS encoding alpha/beta hydrolase encodes MTSIESNHFNMLSSDGKNIYVYNWLPSSMETISPRGVIQIAHGMAETAKRYERIAAELTEQGYIVYANDHRGHGRTAGSLDELGKLGKDGFNAMVNDMILLGSVIRDKHPELPILLLGHSMGSFLTQKLMYTNHDNYSGFMLSGTCGKRAMLEIGEKLAMLQVMLQGERHPSLLLNAVVFGPYNRSFKPVRTPFDWLTRDQKEVDKFIEDPECGQISSTGFFRDFFRLLLEIHTPERMALIPKDKPIYLFSGEEDPVGLKGDGVRRLYRQYHNLAIQDVELRLYPGARHELLNEINRDEVTSDLLGWINRHTL; translated from the coding sequence ATGACTTCAATAGAATCGAACCATTTCAATATGCTGAGCTCAGATGGCAAGAATATATATGTCTATAACTGGCTGCCTTCTTCAATGGAGACGATCTCCCCCCGCGGGGTGATTCAGATCGCGCACGGAATGGCCGAAACCGCCAAGAGATATGAGCGTATTGCCGCTGAACTTACTGAGCAAGGGTATATTGTCTATGCCAACGATCATCGCGGGCATGGCCGGACAGCAGGGAGCCTGGATGAACTAGGTAAGCTGGGCAAGGACGGCTTCAATGCTATGGTGAACGATATGATTCTGCTGGGAAGTGTGATCCGGGACAAGCACCCAGAGCTGCCAATTCTGCTCCTCGGCCATAGTATGGGGTCATTTCTTACTCAAAAGCTTATGTATACCAATCATGACAACTACTCCGGATTCATGCTGTCAGGTACCTGCGGGAAGCGGGCAATGCTGGAGATCGGTGAAAAGCTGGCTATGCTGCAAGTTATGCTGCAAGGTGAGCGTCATCCCAGCCTCCTGCTCAATGCCGTAGTATTCGGCCCTTACAACCGTTCATTCAAGCCCGTTCGCACTCCCTTTGACTGGTTAACCCGTGATCAGAAGGAAGTAGATAAATTCATAGAAGATCCAGAGTGCGGGCAAATAAGCAGCACAGGCTTCTTCCGTGATTTCTTCCGTCTGCTGCTGGAGATTCATACTCCTGAGCGGATGGCTCTTATTCCCAAAGACAAGCCGATATATTTATTCAGCGGAGAGGAAGATCCTGTCGGTCTTAAGGGAGACGGGGTTCGCCGTCTGTATAGGCAGTATCATAACCTTGCAATTCAGGATGTGGAGCTTAGGTTATACCCTGGGGCTCGCCATGAGCTGCTGAACGAGATCAACCGCGATGAAGTAACAAGTGACCTGCTGGGATGGATTAACCGTCATACTTTGTAA
- a CDS encoding TIGR01212 family radical SAM protein (This family includes YhcC from E. coli K-12, an uncharacterized radical SAM protein.): MSIQMPSPPIQWGGKRFHTWNTEMREVFEQKVFKVMLDAGFTCPNRDGSIAKGGCTFCSARGSGDFAGSRRDDLVTQFCTIRDKQHLKWPNAKYIGYFQAYTNTYAPVEELREYYEIILQQPGVVGLSIATRPDCLPDDVVDYLAELNERTYLWVEMGLQTIHESTSQLINRAHDTQCYLEAVEKLRSRNIRVCTHIIYGLPQESHEMMLDTGRAVAAMDVQGIKIHLLHLMRKTPMVKQYEAGLLRFLEKDEYVKLIVDTLEFLPPEMIVHRLTGDAPRDLLIGPMWSLNKWEVLNSIDNELKARDSWQGKFWRAR; encoded by the coding sequence ATGAGTATACAAATGCCTTCACCCCCTATCCAATGGGGAGGTAAGAGATTTCATACATGGAACACAGAAATGCGGGAGGTTTTTGAGCAGAAAGTGTTCAAAGTCATGCTGGATGCCGGCTTCACCTGCCCCAACCGGGATGGATCCATCGCCAAAGGAGGCTGTACCTTCTGCAGCGCACGGGGCTCGGGCGATTTTGCAGGAAGCCGCCGGGACGATCTCGTTACCCAGTTCTGTACGATCCGGGACAAACAGCATTTAAAATGGCCGAACGCGAAGTACATCGGTTATTTCCAGGCATATACCAATACGTATGCTCCTGTGGAGGAGCTTAGGGAGTATTATGAGATCATCCTGCAGCAGCCCGGTGTAGTGGGCCTGTCCATTGCCACACGTCCAGACTGTCTGCCTGATGATGTCGTTGACTATCTAGCGGAGCTTAACGAGCGGACTTATCTCTGGGTGGAAATGGGCCTTCAGACTATTCATGAATCCACCTCGCAGTTAATCAACCGCGCACACGATACCCAGTGTTATCTGGAAGCTGTAGAGAAGCTTCGCAGTCGTAACATCAGGGTATGTACGCATATTATCTACGGGCTTCCGCAGGAGAGCCATGAAATGATGCTGGATACAGGACGGGCAGTCGCGGCCATGGACGTTCAAGGAATCAAAATCCATCTGCTGCACCTGATGAGAAAGACGCCTATGGTCAAACAATATGAAGCAGGATTGCTCCGCTTTCTGGAGAAAGATGAATATGTGAAGCTCATTGTAGATACGCTGGAGTTCCTTCCTCCCGAAATGATTGTCCACCGGCTGACCGGTGATGCACCGAGGGACCTTCTAATCGGACCGATGTGGAGCCTGAATAAATGGGAAGTGCTTAATTCGATAGATAATGAGCTTAAAGCCCGTGACTCCTGGCAGGGCAAGTTCTGGAGGGCACGATAA